Proteins found in one Planococcus citri chromosome 2, ihPlaCitr1.1, whole genome shotgun sequence genomic segment:
- the LOC135835334 gene encoding zinc metalloproteinase nas-4-like isoform X2 — MSEVGKVVLEMIRLCFFVIFIIVQSREVEQDHNKNSDDRTIFRDPHHQFKTEQEIGHHRVPRGVIRNNKKMWPSSTIPYEISSKIGDERRRDIKSGMVILENKTCLKFKQRTCCEKKMFSFLFGMKPMPKDYIFFQDDEPGCYSKLGRQGGKQIINLNGCDDVFSIIHEILHALGFLHEHQRMDRDKYIEVRYNNLKEGLENEFVKKDSDTMGITYDFYSVMHYGSFSGSKDDNKPVLVPKVAGVGLLIKNNTLSDSDVLKINKLFKC, encoded by the exons ATGTCTGAAGTCGGCAAAGTAGTGTTAGAAATGAtacgtttgtgtttttttgtgatttttattattgttcaAAGTAGGGAAGTTGAACAAGACCACAACAAGAATTCAGATGATCGTACCATCTTCAGAGATCCTCATCATCAATTTAAGACGGAACAAGAAATTGGGCATCATCGAGTTCCTAGGGGAGTGATACGGAATAACAAGAAAATGTGGCCTAGTTCCACAATTCCTTATGAAATCAGCTCAAAAATCG gTGATGAGAGACGTCGTGATATCAAGAGCGGAATGGTAATTCTAGAAAATAAAACATGTTTGAAATTCAAGCAGAGAACGTGTTGTGAGAAAAAGATGTTCAGTTTCTTATTTGG CATGAAACCAATGCCTAAAGATTACATATTCTTTCAAGATGATGAGCCTGGCTGCTACTCAAAGCTTGGCAGACAAGGAGGCAAACAAATC attaaTCTTAATGGCTGTGATGATGTGTTTTCAATCATACATGAAATCCTGCACGCTTTAGGATTCCTCCATGAGCACCAAAGAATGGATCGAGACAAATACATAGAAGTTCGTTACAACaatctaa AAGAAGGACTGGAAAACGAATTCGTTAAAAAAGATTCAGATACAATGGGAATAACATACGATTTTTACAGTGTGATGCATTATGGTTCATTTAGTGGCTCCAAAGATGATAATAAACCCGTTTTGGTGCCAAAG GTAGCCGGTGTTGGGTTATTAATAAAGAATAATACACTGAGTGATAGTGATGTActtaaaattaacaaattattTAAATGCTAA
- the LOC135835334 gene encoding zinc metalloproteinase nas-4-like isoform X3, which yields MWPSSTIPYEISSKIGDERRRDIKSGMVILENKTCLKFKQRTCCEKKMFSFLFGMKPMPKDYIFFQDDEPGCYSKLGRQGGKQIINLNGCDDVFSIIHEILHALGFLHEHQRMDRDKYIEVRYNNLKEGLENEFVKKDSDTMGITYDFYSVMHYGSFSGSKDDNKPVLVPKVAGVGLLIKNNTLSDSDVLKINKLFKC from the exons ATGTGGCCTAGTTCCACAATTCCTTATGAAATCAGCTCAAAAATCG gTGATGAGAGACGTCGTGATATCAAGAGCGGAATGGTAATTCTAGAAAATAAAACATGTTTGAAATTCAAGCAGAGAACGTGTTGTGAGAAAAAGATGTTCAGTTTCTTATTTGG CATGAAACCAATGCCTAAAGATTACATATTCTTTCAAGATGATGAGCCTGGCTGCTACTCAAAGCTTGGCAGACAAGGAGGCAAACAAATC attaaTCTTAATGGCTGTGATGATGTGTTTTCAATCATACATGAAATCCTGCACGCTTTAGGATTCCTCCATGAGCACCAAAGAATGGATCGAGACAAATACATAGAAGTTCGTTACAACaatctaa AAGAAGGACTGGAAAACGAATTCGTTAAAAAAGATTCAGATACAATGGGAATAACATACGATTTTTACAGTGTGATGCATTATGGTTCATTTAGTGGCTCCAAAGATGATAATAAACCCGTTTTGGTGCCAAAG GTAGCCGGTGTTGGGTTATTAATAAAGAATAATACACTGAGTGATAGTGATGTActtaaaattaacaaattattTAAATGCTAA